A genomic region of Candidatus Marimicrobium litorale contains the following coding sequences:
- a CDS encoding sterol desaturase family protein, whose product MESEKPYQSIRLFDNELLERLSHVHPIVPLLLWAPLACWLIWRGFYVYELSLVPLMAVGLAGLLAWTLSEYMLHRFVFHFKASGKAGKWFVYLFHGNHHDDPKDKSRLVMPPAGAIPIMALLYLLFGLVVPQPWLQPFCGTFIIGYLIYDYIHYSTHHFPMKNPVARFLKHYHLKHHHSGEGGRYGVSSPLWDRVFRTDPSRG is encoded by the coding sequence ATGGAATCTGAAAAGCCCTACCAATCGATCCGGTTATTCGATAACGAACTGCTCGAACGGCTGTCACATGTCCATCCGATTGTGCCACTGCTGCTCTGGGCACCACTGGCGTGCTGGCTTATCTGGCGTGGGTTTTATGTTTATGAACTGTCGCTCGTCCCATTAATGGCCGTTGGTCTTGCAGGACTGCTTGCCTGGACACTGAGCGAATACATGCTGCACCGTTTCGTTTTTCACTTCAAAGCCAGCGGCAAGGCCGGTAAATGGTTTGTCTACCTTTTTCACGGTAACCACCACGACGACCCCAAAGACAAATCACGTCTTGTCATGCCGCCGGCGGGAGCGATTCCCATTATGGCACTGCTCTATCTTCTGTTCGGTCTGGTCGTGCCTCAACCCTGGCTGCAACCTTTCTGTGGTACCTTTATTATCGGCTACCTGATTTACGACTACATACACTATTCCACGCATCACTTTCCCATGAAGAATCCGGTGGCGCGATTCCTCAAACATTATCACCTGAAACACCACCATTCCGGTGAGGGTGGACGCTACGGCGTAAGCTCTCCACTGTGGGACCGGGTATTCAGGACCGATCCAAGCCGCGGCTGA
- the asnB gene encoding asparagine synthase (glutamine-hydrolyzing) encodes MCGITGFIEYRGGSADDLARLCQRMTDTITHRGPDGEGVWVDPNFPVAIGHRRLSIIDLSEAGAQPMVSASGRYVLAFNGEIYNFRRLREEPGIRDYPFRGHSDSEVILAAIEYLGAEKAISRLEGMFAVSLWDREECSLWLARDRVGKKPLYYGWCNNSFLYGSELKALRRHPAFDDELDRNALGQYLQYGWVSQPNSIYRQIRKLPPGCLLNVPLSGEPWQAQPQQYWSAAEVAEQGERQPFAGSYKDAIDALDQILREAVSDRMVADVELGALLSGGIDSSMIVALMQSLSDRPVKTFSIGFSEKAYNEAEYAKAVANNLKTDHYEMYVTPQQALGVVEQLPHMYDEPFADSSQIPTYLVSKLAREQLKVVLTGDGGDEQMAGYRRYRNCLKLWRSVQSIPGPIREAMRPVTRSMGAGSLRWANRYIQQGRTAPGWTRKLAKIAQRSDNWDATSVQQILANKFNGGLTVDQFVAGAQTPLTPLTDPAYWPDVEDPLLAMLHYDYTGYLSDDILVKVDRASMAVGLEARAPLLDQRVLELVWSLPRGYLFDGEVGKRVLRDLLMRYVPRNLIDRPKRGFSVPVKEWLLGPLRDWAEDLLSEQRLREQGIFEVGRVREAWQQNLHGWANHSELLWSLLMFQAWWQAQSSAPDLLVKN; translated from the coding sequence ATGTGTGGCATAACAGGTTTTATTGAATACCGGGGCGGAAGCGCAGATGATCTCGCTCGCCTGTGCCAGCGCATGACAGACACTATCACTCACCGGGGGCCAGACGGCGAGGGTGTGTGGGTCGACCCCAATTTTCCCGTCGCGATCGGTCACCGTCGCCTATCGATTATCGACCTCTCCGAGGCGGGCGCGCAGCCCATGGTCTCGGCTTCCGGCCGCTATGTGCTGGCATTCAACGGCGAGATCTATAACTTCCGCCGACTGCGTGAGGAACCCGGTATCCGCGACTACCCGTTTCGGGGCCACTCAGACTCGGAAGTTATTCTTGCCGCAATAGAGTATCTCGGCGCAGAGAAAGCAATCAGCCGGCTGGAGGGTATGTTCGCCGTGTCGCTCTGGGATAGGGAAGAGTGCAGCCTCTGGCTGGCGCGGGACCGGGTCGGCAAGAAACCCCTTTACTACGGTTGGTGCAACAACAGCTTCCTTTACGGCTCTGAACTTAAAGCCCTGCGCCGCCACCCTGCTTTCGATGACGAACTGGATCGCAACGCGCTGGGCCAGTACTTGCAGTATGGCTGGGTGTCGCAGCCAAATTCCATCTATCGCCAAATACGCAAACTTCCACCGGGCTGTCTGCTCAACGTGCCACTCAGCGGCGAACCCTGGCAGGCACAGCCGCAACAATACTGGTCCGCTGCGGAAGTAGCAGAGCAGGGTGAGCGCCAACCCTTCGCCGGCAGTTACAAAGACGCCATCGACGCCCTGGACCAGATCCTGCGCGAGGCGGTGTCTGATCGCATGGTGGCGGACGTGGAGCTGGGCGCCCTGCTCTCCGGCGGCATCGATTCCTCCATGATTGTTGCCTTGATGCAGAGCCTGTCCGACCGACCCGTTAAAACATTCAGCATCGGCTTTTCCGAGAAAGCCTATAACGAAGCGGAGTACGCCAAAGCGGTGGCCAACAACCTCAAAACAGATCATTACGAGATGTACGTGACCCCGCAACAGGCGTTAGGGGTGGTTGAACAACTGCCGCATATGTATGACGAGCCCTTCGCAGACTCTTCACAAATCCCCACCTACCTGGTGAGCAAACTCGCCAGGGAACAACTAAAAGTTGTACTCACCGGTGATGGCGGTGACGAGCAGATGGCAGGCTATCGCCGCTACCGCAATTGCCTCAAACTCTGGCGGAGTGTGCAGAGTATACCGGGCCCCATACGCGAGGCAATGCGGCCTGTGACGCGCAGCATGGGCGCGGGCAGCTTGCGCTGGGCCAACCGCTATATCCAACAGGGCAGGACCGCACCAGGCTGGACGCGCAAGCTGGCCAAAATCGCTCAGCGCTCTGACAACTGGGACGCGACGTCAGTACAGCAGATATTGGCTAACAAATTCAACGGCGGCCTCACAGTTGACCAGTTCGTGGCCGGTGCGCAGACGCCGCTTACGCCGCTGACTGACCCCGCCTACTGGCCAGACGTCGAAGACCCACTGCTGGCAATGCTGCACTACGATTACACGGGCTACTTGTCCGATGACATCCTGGTGAAGGTCGACCGGGCCAGCATGGCGGTGGGCCTCGAGGCACGCGCGCCCCTGCTCGACCAACGCGTGCTTGAACTGGTCTGGTCGCTGCCGCGAGGCTACCTGTTTGATGGTGAGGTGGGTAAGCGCGTGCTCAGAGACCTCCTGATGCGCTATGTGCCCCGTAATTTGATCGACCGACCAAAGCGTGGGTTCAGCGTGCCCGTCAAGGAGTGGCTATTGGGGCCACTGCGGGACTGGGCAGAGGATCTGCTCTCCGAGCAGAGACTCAGGGAACAGGGGATCTTCGAGGTCGGCCGTGTCCGCGAGGCCTGGCAGCAGAACCTCCATGGCTGGGCCAATCACTCCGAGTTATTGTGGTCTTTGCTGATGTTTCAGGCCTGGTGGCAAGCACAATCGAGCGCACCCGATTTGCTGGTCAAAAATTGA
- a CDS encoding glycosyltransferase, translating into MNNRPDQTVITQANRIALLLPSLEGGGAERSMLNLAAGLVSRGRQVELILCKGKGSLMDQVPEGVSVVILDTTPGIAARALLALRHPLDALAMLRPILLAKKNPPEVSRIPAIRRYLQQQKPDALLSALTYANLAALWAAGSSSCATPVIVSERIALWTSCHAPNNVRKWRWRYAPQLVRRIYPRASAVVTVSQHAADELTDKIGLQHARILPLNNPVVDDRLRRLAAEPLDHAWFADGSSPVILSAGRLTEQKDFRTLLSAFALVRAKRAARLVILGEGRLRDDLNQQANTLGIEGDIDFPGFVDNPFKYMNRASAFVLPSLYEGLPGVLIQAMACGCPLVSTNSPGGSADILQQGTYGELVKVGDAEDMARGILAQLENPTPREQLLSRAEDFSVEGAVDKYLALLDLVASETAGHQ; encoded by the coding sequence ATGAATAACCGGCCAGACCAGACCGTCATCACACAGGCGAATCGCATTGCCTTGCTGCTGCCCTCTCTGGAGGGCGGTGGCGCAGAGCGCTCCATGCTCAACCTCGCGGCGGGTTTGGTGTCGAGAGGTCGACAGGTTGAACTCATACTGTGCAAGGGTAAGGGCAGCCTGATGGATCAGGTGCCTGAGGGCGTCTCCGTTGTCATACTCGATACCACCCCGGGAATTGCCGCCCGGGCACTGCTTGCGTTGCGCCATCCGCTGGATGCGCTGGCGATGTTGCGCCCCATTCTGCTGGCCAAGAAGAACCCTCCTGAGGTGTCGCGTATACCCGCCATTCGGCGCTACCTGCAACAGCAAAAGCCCGACGCCCTGCTGTCCGCGCTTACGTATGCCAATCTAGCCGCCCTGTGGGCCGCCGGGAGCAGTAGTTGCGCGACACCGGTCATTGTCAGTGAGCGCATCGCACTATGGACATCCTGTCATGCACCCAACAATGTGCGTAAATGGCGCTGGCGCTATGCGCCTCAACTGGTGCGTCGGATATACCCCCGCGCCAGTGCCGTGGTCACCGTTTCGCAACACGCCGCAGACGAGCTCACTGACAAAATCGGCCTGCAGCATGCGCGTATTCTCCCCCTTAACAATCCAGTGGTGGATGACCGTCTGCGTCGCCTTGCGGCGGAGCCCCTCGACCACGCCTGGTTTGCAGACGGCAGCAGCCCGGTCATCCTCTCGGCGGGCCGCCTCACAGAGCAAAAAGATTTCAGGACGCTGTTGTCCGCGTTTGCTCTGGTCAGGGCGAAACGCGCCGCTCGGCTGGTGATTCTGGGGGAAGGCCGGCTGAGAGATGATCTAAATCAACAAGCGAACACACTGGGTATAGAAGGTGATATCGATTTCCCCGGTTTTGTGGACAACCCCTTCAAATACATGAACCGCGCTTCAGCCTTCGTACTGCCTTCCCTGTACGAAGGGCTGCCCGGGGTCCTGATACAGGCAATGGCCTGTGGTTGCCCGCTGGTCAGTACCAATAGCCCCGGCGGCTCCGCCGACATTCTGCAGCAAGGGACATATGGGGAGCTTGTTAAGGTCGGCGATGCAGAGGATATGGCACGGGGTATTCTCGCACAGCTGGAGAATCCGACGCCGAGAGAGCAACTGCTGTCGCGGGCAGAAGACTTTTCGGTGGAGGGCGCAGTGGATAAATACCTCGCATTACTGGACCTGGTTGCCAGTGAGACAGCGGGTCACCAGTAG
- a CDS encoding glycosyltransferase family 4 protein produces MTSPHFYPTYGGAQNRYRSYIPGLLQRNLDVQIMTGTPQIQERSESDTNAKWYTAAPGEWVESTLLDGAPLERIRLPDKKNAARTGIYYSGLLEVCQRATEGPVVAQLLTNMRPQALPWIEQLKAAGVASLYSVSQFPTWQQKPLKRIFRTRGYREVYNAFDALVTNSEAIERFLRDIGVTSRIEYIPNGVNLSRFHPPRSTQDIEARTELRAKLGIREGHKVIVAVGAVMPRKGQDKILAAWRRILPQLPNTDLLFVGPRSDTHDPKLKEFGQQIDRLIATSGAPEQVHFTGIVDDVDNYLRAADLLILASGREGTPNSVLEGMATGLPCLVTPFLGLSEGIGRPEEHYRLVDREEEAIAAALTEILQDASRGQSLAENGLRYAIEQVDQENTLDRYAALYDELAAQRSSASQRKRR; encoded by the coding sequence CTGACCTCACCCCATTTCTATCCAACCTATGGCGGCGCGCAAAACCGTTATCGCAGCTATATTCCAGGCCTGCTGCAGCGCAATCTCGACGTGCAGATAATGACGGGGACCCCACAAATACAGGAACGAAGCGAATCGGACACAAATGCCAAGTGGTACACCGCAGCGCCTGGAGAGTGGGTGGAAAGCACCCTGCTGGACGGTGCGCCTCTCGAGCGTATCCGCCTTCCCGATAAAAAAAACGCCGCCCGAACCGGCATTTACTACTCCGGACTGCTCGAGGTGTGTCAGCGCGCGACAGAAGGCCCTGTAGTCGCCCAACTGCTAACCAACATGAGGCCTCAGGCCCTGCCCTGGATCGAGCAATTGAAAGCCGCCGGAGTCGCCTCGCTTTACTCTGTGTCACAGTTTCCTACGTGGCAACAGAAACCACTGAAGCGTATTTTCCGAACCAGGGGCTATCGCGAGGTTTATAACGCCTTTGACGCACTGGTCACCAACAGTGAAGCCATTGAGCGTTTTTTACGCGACATAGGGGTCACCAGTCGCATCGAGTATATTCCCAACGGAGTTAACTTGAGCCGATTCCACCCGCCCCGGTCCACGCAAGACATTGAAGCACGGACAGAGCTGCGCGCAAAACTCGGGATACGCGAAGGTCACAAGGTCATCGTGGCGGTGGGCGCGGTGATGCCACGTAAGGGGCAAGACAAGATACTCGCCGCCTGGCGACGTATCCTGCCGCAACTGCCCAATACCGACCTGCTCTTCGTCGGACCCCGCTCGGATACACACGACCCCAAGCTAAAGGAATTCGGTCAGCAAATTGACCGCCTGATCGCCACTTCTGGAGCGCCAGAACAGGTGCACTTTACAGGCATCGTCGATGACGTAGACAACTATCTGCGCGCGGCAGATCTATTAATCCTCGCCTCCGGACGGGAGGGCACGCCAAACTCCGTACTCGAAGGCATGGCGACGGGCCTACCCTGCCTGGTAACACCGTTTCTCGGGCTATCCGAAGGGATTGGACGCCCTGAAGAGCACTACCGACTAGTCGACAGGGAAGAGGAAGCCATTGCTGCCGCGTTAACGGAAATCCTGCAGGACGCATCGCGCGGTCAATCACTGGCAGAGAATGGCCTTCGCTATGCGATCGAACAGGTGGACCAGGAAAATACCCTCGACCGCTACGCGGCGCTGTACGATGAGTTAGCCGCGCAAAGATCTAGCGCCAGCCAACGAAAGAGGCGTTGA
- a CDS encoding fatty acyl-AMP ligase, with product MTQVTVNPTPTQHELTFRPADFATLTEALDYAAKGDTGSNFYTGRGAIYASVTYRELRLEAIELAHKLLGLGMKKGDRVALVAETNPDFIRFFYASQYAGLIPVALPASVKVGAHCAYVAQLKQLLEASDAVIGVASEGYLPFLQEASEDLDMRMVAMPETFHALPHTEQTLPEVTPDDISYIQYTSGSTRFPRGVVIKHHTALANLKAIIADGLKMNGDDRMMSWLPFYHDMGLVGFVLVPLCAQVSIDYLDTREFAMRPRQWLSLMTKTRATISFAPSFGYDLCARRVRSKDVDTYDLSNWRVAGIGAEMIRPQTLEHFAEIMEPAGFDRRAFLACYGMAECTLAISFSPLWTGFTTHHIDADHLSEHHEAVLLDQNDTQGRGRHFVNCGIPLPNFEVQIRDDDKVLGDWQSGVIYLRGPSVMSGYFNLAEETSHALCQDGWLNTGDIGYLVDGVLTITGRKKDLIIVHGRNIWPQDLEHIAETQTEVRAGDAVAFSAPDSESEELCVLMVQCRLSDPVKRNNLIRRLTALVRMEMSLDCYVELVPIHSLPRTSSGKLSRAKARLDFINSNDLDKLDAAAEEVRLRVASA from the coding sequence TTGACACAGGTTACTGTAAATCCCACGCCTACCCAACACGAGCTGACCTTTCGCCCGGCTGATTTCGCCACTCTGACCGAAGCACTGGATTATGCGGCTAAAGGCGACACCGGATCTAACTTCTATACCGGACGCGGCGCCATCTATGCCAGCGTGACCTACCGCGAACTGCGCCTTGAAGCCATCGAGCTGGCTCACAAGCTGCTGGGGTTGGGAATGAAAAAAGGCGACCGTGTCGCCCTGGTAGCGGAAACCAATCCGGATTTTATCCGCTTTTTCTATGCTAGTCAGTATGCGGGGTTAATCCCAGTAGCCCTGCCCGCCTCTGTGAAAGTGGGCGCTCACTGCGCATACGTTGCCCAGCTGAAGCAATTGCTTGAGGCCAGTGATGCTGTTATCGGTGTCGCCTCTGAGGGGTACCTCCCGTTCCTGCAAGAAGCCAGTGAAGACCTCGACATGCGCATGGTTGCCATGCCAGAAACATTCCATGCCCTGCCACACACCGAGCAAACGCTGCCGGAAGTCACTCCCGACGATATTTCCTACATTCAGTACACCTCCGGAAGCACGCGCTTCCCACGCGGCGTCGTCATCAAGCACCACACGGCATTGGCCAACCTCAAAGCTATCATCGCTGACGGACTCAAAATGAATGGCGACGACCGCATGATGTCGTGGCTGCCTTTCTACCACGATATGGGTCTGGTCGGTTTTGTGCTGGTGCCCCTGTGCGCTCAAGTCTCCATCGATTATCTCGATACGCGCGAATTCGCCATGCGCCCGCGTCAATGGCTGAGCCTGATGACAAAGACCAGGGCGACCATCTCCTTTGCACCCTCTTTCGGCTACGATCTGTGCGCGCGGCGGGTACGCTCCAAGGACGTCGACACTTACGATCTGAGCAACTGGCGCGTCGCGGGTATCGGCGCCGAGATGATTCGCCCGCAGACTCTCGAGCACTTCGCCGAAATCATGGAGCCCGCCGGCTTTGATCGCCGCGCCTTCCTCGCCTGCTACGGCATGGCCGAATGCACGCTAGCGATCAGCTTCTCTCCTTTGTGGACCGGCTTTACGACTCATCACATCGATGCAGATCACCTCTCGGAACACCACGAAGCTGTACTGCTCGATCAGAACGATACCCAGGGACGCGGCCGTCACTTCGTCAACTGTGGTATCCCGCTACCCAATTTCGAAGTGCAGATACGCGATGACGATAAAGTGCTGGGCGACTGGCAGAGCGGTGTTATCTACCTGCGCGGCCCCAGCGTCATGTCCGGCTACTTCAACCTTGCGGAAGAAACCAGTCACGCTCTGTGCCAAGACGGCTGGCTGAACACCGGTGATATCGGTTATCTGGTCGACGGCGTACTGACCATTACAGGCCGTAAGAAAGACCTCATTATTGTCCATGGCCGCAATATCTGGCCGCAGGATCTGGAACATATCGCCGAGACGCAGACCGAAGTTCGCGCCGGTGATGCCGTGGCCTTTTCCGCTCCGGACAGCGAGAGCGAAGAGCTGTGTGTGCTCATGGTTCAGTGCCGACTGTCTGACCCGGTGAAGCGCAACAACCTCATACGCCGACTCACTGCACTGGTTCGCATGGAAATGAGCCTCGACTGTTATGTGGAACTGGTCCCCATTCATTCCTTGCCCCGAACGTCTTCGGGCAAGCTTTCGCGCGCCAAAGCACGCCTCGACTTCATCAACAGCAACGACTTGGATAAGCTCGATGCGGCTGCTGAGGAAGTTCGCTTGAGGGTGGCCTCAGCCTGA
- a CDS encoding lysophospholipid acyltransferase family protein has protein sequence MPEFYLIPKRLARKSPRLTSMVKSVEAVSFRAIFWLMRRLSVENALRLSGFTFGLIGPLTDKANKARENLAIAFPTESDEWRRKNTRKIFNHLGRSAAELIKLDQIWAERDERVELVFEPGAREHMASKRPTVYLTAHVGAWQVATLVTREFAIDISAIYAPESNPIMSDVMMGLRQSLGDHLIPTDAGPRPLIQTLKDGGSIVMAMDTRPETGKLIPFFGRDALTSTSPAGLALRTNSTLVVARAERLPGAKYRITVYTPLTSPIPDAPVKEQSVALTAMVHEYFEAWIREYPEQWVCLKRRWPKAHKL, from the coding sequence GTGCCGGAATTTTACCTCATACCCAAACGACTGGCGCGCAAATCACCGCGTCTTACCTCCATGGTGAAGTCAGTGGAGGCCGTTTCCTTCCGAGCGATTTTCTGGTTGATGCGTCGTCTGAGTGTAGAGAACGCCTTGCGCCTGTCCGGCTTCACCTTTGGGCTCATCGGCCCACTAACCGACAAGGCGAACAAGGCGAGGGAAAACCTTGCGATTGCCTTCCCAACTGAATCGGATGAGTGGCGGCGAAAAAACACACGCAAAATCTTCAATCACCTCGGCCGCTCAGCGGCGGAATTGATCAAACTGGACCAGATCTGGGCGGAGCGGGATGAACGCGTCGAACTGGTGTTTGAGCCGGGTGCACGAGAACACATGGCCAGCAAGCGGCCCACAGTTTACCTAACAGCCCACGTGGGCGCTTGGCAGGTAGCCACGCTGGTCACTCGTGAATTTGCCATCGATATCAGCGCCATCTACGCCCCCGAATCGAACCCGATAATGAGTGACGTGATGATGGGTTTGCGCCAGTCTCTCGGCGATCACCTGATACCCACCGATGCGGGCCCGCGACCGTTGATCCAAACCTTGAAAGACGGCGGCAGCATTGTCATGGCTATGGACACTCGACCGGAAACAGGTAAGTTGATTCCTTTTTTCGGCCGGGACGCTCTGACCAGCACAAGCCCCGCCGGACTCGCACTGCGCACTAACTCCACCCTGGTAGTGGCGAGAGCAGAACGGCTCCCCGGCGCAAAATACCGCATTACCGTCTACACACCACTGACCAGCCCGATTCCAGATGCGCCGGTGAAAGAGCAGTCAGTCGCGCTTACCGCGATGGTCCACGAGTATTTTGAAGCCTGGATCAGGGAATACCCAGAGCAATGGGTTTGTCTGAAACGACGCTGGCCGAAAGCACACAAACTATAG
- a CDS encoding NAD-dependent epimerase/dehydratase family protein, translating to MAVTGATGFIGLSLCQQLLSQGFAVRILARSPMRAIELENMGASVVQGDLDNPEALASLISGCNAIIHGAGVVRGNSQADFDRVNVQGTENLLAAISVSGLSPRFLLLSSLVAREPNLSWYSRSKHGGEQALLRAPSLDWVILRPPAVYGPGDREMLPIFQLMRRGIALVPGSPDARISLIHVTDLVCAIIACLQSEEARGQTLSLHDGKSGGYSWREMTDIAADLWSRRVRLWRVPQGLLNSVAAINTRMAKITGHAPMLTPPKLRELRHENWVVENTRIKQATGWEPSIQLRHGLSGLEIQRPVE from the coding sequence ATCGCCGTTACCGGCGCAACAGGATTTATCGGTCTCTCTCTGTGCCAGCAATTGCTCTCACAGGGTTTTGCCGTGCGTATTCTGGCACGCAGCCCGATGCGAGCAATCGAACTGGAAAACATGGGCGCCAGCGTCGTGCAGGGCGACCTGGACAACCCCGAGGCGCTGGCGTCTCTCATATCAGGCTGTAATGCCATCATCCACGGAGCCGGCGTCGTTCGCGGCAACTCCCAGGCCGACTTCGACAGGGTCAACGTCCAGGGCACGGAAAATCTACTCGCCGCCATCAGTGTCTCGGGGCTGTCGCCAAGATTCCTGCTACTGTCTTCCCTCGTTGCCCGGGAACCCAACCTGTCCTGGTATTCCCGCAGCAAGCACGGTGGTGAGCAAGCCCTGCTGCGAGCCCCATCCCTTGACTGGGTGATTCTGCGCCCCCCTGCCGTTTACGGGCCCGGCGATCGGGAAATGCTGCCCATCTTCCAATTGATGCGGCGGGGCATTGCACTGGTTCCGGGGTCCCCTGACGCACGTATCTCGCTGATCCATGTTACGGACCTGGTGTGCGCGATCATCGCTTGCCTGCAGAGCGAAGAAGCCCGCGGCCAGACACTCTCTCTGCACGATGGCAAGTCGGGTGGCTACAGTTGGCGTGAAATGACCGACATTGCCGCTGACCTCTGGTCACGCAGGGTCCGGCTATGGCGCGTCCCGCAGGGACTGCTGAACAGTGTCGCCGCAATCAACACCCGTATGGCGAAGATAACGGGGCATGCACCCATGCTCACTCCCCCCAAATTGCGCGAGCTGCGTCACGAAAATTGGGTTGTAGAGAATACGCGAATAAAGCAGGCAACCGGCTGGGAACCCAGCATCCAGCTCAGACATGGATTGAGTGGGCTTGAGATTCAGCGCCCTGTGGAATAA
- a CDS encoding 2OG-Fe(II) oxygenase — protein MSYLNADVLDAIDTAQFRAQEPYPWINPQAFIRPERFDDLLHNMPNTTQFRGFFGKQRKHGQGSHDRYVLDYERGMEIAPQWRDFIEELCDDTYRSLVCRLLKVKEVRFRFHWHFTPDGGEVTPHCDSKGKIGSQIFYLNTERDWHWDWGGETVILDDGGRISPDNAPGFEDFDAAYPAQTRENRSLIFGRRGNSWHGVRRINCPENHFRKVFIVVFEEHRPVHRAKKRIKRLLTGAPLVTEKERLMY, from the coding sequence ATGTCCTACCTTAATGCCGATGTGCTGGATGCGATTGATACAGCCCAGTTCCGGGCGCAGGAACCCTATCCCTGGATCAATCCCCAGGCCTTCATCCGTCCGGAACGATTCGACGACTTGCTGCACAATATGCCCAATACGACTCAGTTCCGTGGCTTCTTTGGTAAGCAGCGCAAGCATGGGCAGGGCAGTCATGACCGCTACGTGCTCGACTACGAAAGGGGTATGGAGATCGCGCCCCAGTGGCGAGATTTTATCGAGGAGCTCTGCGACGATACATACCGCTCGTTGGTCTGCCGCCTGTTAAAGGTAAAGGAAGTGCGTTTCCGCTTTCACTGGCACTTCACCCCCGACGGGGGAGAGGTAACCCCCCACTGCGATTCTAAAGGCAAGATCGGCTCCCAGATTTTCTACCTGAACACCGAGCGAGACTGGCATTGGGATTGGGGTGGTGAGACTGTCATTCTGGATGACGGGGGCCGCATCAGCCCGGATAACGCGCCGGGCTTTGAGGATTTTGATGCGGCTTATCCAGCGCAGACCCGCGAGAACCGCAGCTTGATTTTTGGACGGCGCGGCAACTCCTGGCACGGCGTGCGCCGCATTAACTGTCCGGAAAATCACTTCCGCAAAGTTTTCATTGTGGTGTTCGAGGAACACCGTCCTGTGCACCGGGCGAAGAAACGAATCAAGCGACTGCTGACCGGCGCGCCGCTTGTGACGGAGAAAGAACGTTTGATGTACTGA
- a CDS encoding lysophospholipid acyltransferase family protein produces MADFIIGSPLRKWARDHRVLRDALWRIDFVFFWTLTTLAKSLPADAASGLGYLLGRCVHPFLGKKSAIIRTNLHTAFPEKSSDEINRLVPEAWGRIGRTLMEYPHLGAILEDDARLTIDVREPIETYKNPSQPCVIVTAHQSNWEVVCSAMARMKIPNASLYSPPTNPLLDRLLLEQRQALNSELLPRDHAARKLLQAFKKGRSVAMVMDRRLDAGGAPIEFFGHQKGATLLPARLALKFGCDLVPVQIVRRKNAHFEAIFHPPIKSLNTGEDETMQAINMTQQVHQQFEAWIRQVPEDWFCSKRIWPKGKIVAESGQNGGKHYGI; encoded by the coding sequence TTGGCAGATTTCATCATTGGCAGTCCCCTGCGCAAATGGGCTCGCGACCACCGTGTCCTGCGAGATGCCTTGTGGCGTATCGATTTCGTGTTTTTCTGGACGCTCACGACACTCGCCAAATCACTGCCAGCGGACGCCGCCTCTGGCCTGGGCTATCTGCTCGGCCGCTGTGTGCATCCGTTCCTCGGTAAAAAATCAGCCATTATTCGCACCAATCTGCACACGGCGTTTCCCGAGAAAAGCAGCGACGAGATCAACCGCCTGGTGCCCGAGGCCTGGGGCCGTATTGGCCGGACGTTGATGGAATACCCCCACCTGGGGGCTATTCTGGAGGACGACGCCAGGCTGACTATCGATGTCCGGGAACCCATCGAAACCTATAAGAATCCGAGCCAACCCTGCGTTATCGTGACTGCACACCAGAGCAACTGGGAGGTGGTCTGTTCCGCCATGGCCCGCATGAAAATACCCAATGCCAGCCTTTACTCGCCCCCGACCAATCCGCTACTGGACCGACTGCTGCTGGAGCAGCGCCAAGCCCTTAACAGCGAGCTTCTGCCCCGCGATCATGCCGCCCGCAAGCTGCTACAGGCTTTCAAAAAAGGCCGAAGCGTCGCTATGGTAATGGACCGGCGACTAGACGCGGGGGGGGCGCCCATTGAATTTTTCGGACACCAGAAAGGCGCTACCTTACTGCCGGCGCGGCTGGCACTAAAATTTGGCTGTGATTTAGTGCCCGTGCAGATAGTACGACGCAAAAATGCCCACTTCGAAGCTATTTTTCACCCCCCCATAAAGTCCCTTAACACTGGGGAAGATGAGACCATGCAGGCAATCAACATGACTCAGCAGGTGCACCAGCAATTTGAGGCCTGGATACGTCAGGTGCCCGAAGACTGGTTCTGCTCGAAACGAATCTGGCCAAAGGGTAAAATAGTAGCCGAATCTGGCCAAAACGGTGGCAAACACTATGGAATCTGA